Proteins co-encoded in one Thermotoga sp. genomic window:
- the lpdA gene encoding dihydrolipoyl dehydrogenase: protein MYDAVIIGGGPGGYVCAIKLAQLGKKVALVEKEALGGTCTNKGCIPTKAMLTASHLMSEIKEKAAKYGLKVSSVKFDVPSMMKHVEKSVMMSRKGIEYLMKKNNVDVFMGTGVIEDKNTVVVKETGERLETKNLVLAHGSVPSVFPPFDVDGIWTSDDVFKLGEFPKSLLIVGGGVIGVEFATFFSSFEVNVTIVEVADHILPYEDEDVAEEVKKSLKRKGVKILEKTKVTALKKTEDGFEATLETGETLKAEKVLLAVGRKPNIPEDVKALGVKVERGVVTDKRMKTNVEGVYAIGDIRGEIMLAHVAMYEGIVAAKNIVGIEEEMDYSAVPNIIFSSPEVASTGVKEKDVNPENVVIFKFPVSANGRARTMLENIGFVKVIADKKSGVILGMSIVSPSATDMIMEGVIAVKYRMKAKDLEEAIHPHPTLTETVLGALEGVSGKPIHL, encoded by the coding sequence GTGCACCAACAAAGGTTGCATTCCAACGAAGGCGATGCTCACAGCATCCCACTTGATGAGTGAGATAAAGGAAAAAGCTGCAAAGTACGGATTGAAAGTCTCCAGTGTGAAGTTCGACGTTCCCTCTATGATGAAACACGTAGAAAAGAGTGTCATGATGTCCAGAAAAGGAATAGAGTACCTCATGAAAAAGAACAACGTAGACGTGTTCATGGGAACAGGGGTTATTGAAGACAAAAATACCGTCGTTGTTAAAGAAACAGGAGAGAGATTGGAAACAAAGAACCTCGTTCTTGCACACGGCTCTGTCCCCAGTGTTTTTCCACCGTTCGACGTGGATGGTATCTGGACGAGTGACGACGTGTTCAAATTGGGAGAGTTTCCAAAGTCCCTCCTCATAGTGGGTGGTGGAGTCATAGGTGTGGAATTTGCTACGTTTTTCAGCAGTTTTGAGGTGAACGTGACCATCGTTGAAGTCGCCGATCATATACTTCCCTATGAAGACGAAGATGTAGCCGAAGAAGTGAAAAAATCTCTGAAAAGAAAAGGTGTGAAAATCCTCGAAAAGACGAAAGTAACCGCTTTGAAGAAGACAGAAGATGGCTTTGAGGCAACGCTAGAAACAGGAGAAACGCTGAAAGCAGAAAAGGTTTTGCTCGCCGTAGGAAGAAAACCGAACATACCAGAGGATGTGAAGGCCCTCGGAGTGAAAGTAGAAAGAGGCGTTGTAACAGACAAAAGGATGAAGACAAACGTCGAAGGGGTCTACGCGATAGGAGACATAAGAGGAGAGATCATGCTGGCACACGTTGCCATGTACGAAGGGATAGTTGCTGCGAAAAACATAGTCGGAATAGAGGAAGAAATGGACTACTCCGCTGTTCCGAACATAATATTCTCCTCCCCAGAAGTAGCGTCGACTGGTGTGAAAGAAAAAGATGTGAATCCAGAAAACGTTGTGATCTTCAAGTTCCCAGTGTCCGCCAACGGAAGGGCAAGAACGATGCTGGAAAACATCGGCTTTGTCAAAGTCATAGCAGACAAAAAAAGCGGAGTTATACTCGGGATGAGCATCGTTTCTCCATCTGCGACGGACATGATCATGGAGGGAGTCATAGCGGTGAAGTACAGAATGAAGGCAAAAGATCTGGAAGAAGCCATTCACCCACATCCAACACTCACTGAGACGGTCCTTGGAGCCCTGGAGGGAGTCTCAGGAAAGCCCATTCATCTGTGA
- a CDS encoding endonuclease III domain-containing protein — MKLKELYRKLRSIHGPVGKWWPGTPEEIVVTAILTQNTNWKNVERAMKNLKDTLSGSDLLKQLFLLPTERIAKLIRPAGFFNVKAERLKALLEFLKEYDFNLERLKRMPTDTLRELLLKIKGIGKETADAILLYALEKPIFVVDSYTKRLLVRIFNIELKDYDDIQKLFMSHYSPDVHLYQKLHGLIVEHAKKFCSKAPKCARCPLRKECLHASQMNGLS; from the coding sequence ATGAAGCTGAAAGAACTCTACAGAAAATTGCGATCGATTCACGGACCAGTTGGCAAATGGTGGCCTGGAACACCAGAAGAGATCGTGGTGACCGCCATTCTCACCCAGAACACGAACTGGAAGAACGTCGAGCGTGCCATGAAAAACTTGAAGGACACGCTCAGTGGGAGTGATCTTTTGAAACAGCTGTTTCTCCTTCCCACCGAAAGGATAGCAAAGCTCATAAGACCGGCTGGTTTCTTCAACGTAAAGGCCGAAAGATTGAAAGCCCTCCTTGAGTTTTTGAAGGAGTATGATTTCAACCTGGAACGCTTGAAAAGAATGCCAACGGATACACTTCGAGAGCTACTTCTGAAAATAAAAGGCATCGGCAAAGAGACGGCCGATGCCATACTACTTTATGCGCTGGAAAAGCCCATTTTTGTCGTTGATAGCTACACAAAAAGGCTTTTAGTACGCATCTTCAACATCGAACTGAAAGACTACGATGATATTCAAAAACTCTTCATGTCACATTATTCGCCTGATGTTCATCTTTATCAGAAGCTACACGGGCTCATAGTGGAGCATGCCAAAAAATTTTGTAGCAAAGCTCCAAAATGTGCAAGATGTCCGTTGAGGAAAGAGTGTCTCCATGCTTCACAGATGAATGGGCTTTCCTGA